The Leptolyngbya sp. CCY15150 genome window below encodes:
- a CDS encoding DUF3352 domain-containing protein produces the protein MIVRFLVSLLALLTVAVTGLGLSSCSTTDLRPTIPLAEIQGKSSPEAAMFVAKQAPLMVSVLVRPDELAAIDAQLVAQGRSPLSAEQLTQSWLADTGLSYGRDIQPWVGDEVTLAVTTADLDRNPDNGEQPGYLLALSSTDLQRSEQFVQKLWRNQAIAGSDLVFERYAGVTITTHAPSDPDQAPTLASATVDSFVLLANHPKVLQQALNTVQVTNLSIAQDRRYQEALAHGGDRLAVVFVNVPQLLDWLVPSADPAPFPLLTSLLAGVRSTAGGLVIEGSLFSAAGQHMPLSQPLLSAPVGALQYIPRQSALVAAGVDLFSSWQQLNAGLAGYRLPQQWLGSLVSDRQTQWGIDLPQDILSHLVGEYAIALLPTTPAFSDWVLVTQSSPDLAEVLQNLDAVATEQGVSLGRFPLGEQAITAWATLQPVSEPQLQLAAQVQGVYTSLGNYTVVASSLRAMQAALAAPTQSFLGDATFQRAIASFHTPNDGYLYLNWSLLRGAIAQKIPLLSFITSPKTPLVTDVDEITFTSYGNDSTAQRGEIFLHVGR, from the coding sequence ATGATCGTTCGTTTTTTGGTTTCCCTGCTGGCGCTGCTGACGGTGGCGGTGACGGGCTTGGGGCTATCAAGCTGCAGCACAACTGACCTTCGTCCTACGATTCCGCTTGCGGAGATTCAGGGTAAGTCAAGTCCTGAGGCCGCGATGTTTGTGGCTAAGCAGGCTCCCCTGATGGTGTCGGTGTTGGTGCGTCCGGATGAACTAGCCGCCATCGATGCCCAACTGGTTGCCCAAGGGCGATCGCCCCTCTCGGCCGAGCAACTGACACAGTCTTGGTTAGCCGATACGGGGCTGAGCTATGGCCGCGATATCCAGCCTTGGGTGGGCGATGAAGTCACCCTGGCAGTCACCACTGCCGACCTCGATCGCAATCCTGACAACGGCGAGCAACCGGGCTATTTGCTGGCGCTGAGCAGCACCGACCTGCAGCGATCGGAGCAATTTGTGCAAAAACTCTGGCGCAATCAAGCGATCGCTGGCTCTGATCTCGTTTTTGAACGCTACGCCGGGGTGACCATTACCACCCATGCTCCCAGCGATCCAGATCAAGCGCCCACCCTGGCCAGCGCCACCGTTGACTCCTTTGTGCTGCTAGCCAATCACCCCAAGGTGCTGCAGCAGGCCCTGAATACGGTGCAGGTGACCAATTTGAGCATCGCCCAAGATCGCCGCTACCAGGAAGCCTTGGCCCATGGGGGCGATCGCTTAGCGGTGGTGTTTGTGAACGTACCGCAGTTGCTCGATTGGCTGGTGCCGTCGGCGGATCCGGCTCCCTTTCCCCTTTTGACCAGTTTGCTAGCGGGCGTGCGATCGACGGCCGGGGGCTTGGTGATCGAAGGATCTCTCTTCTCCGCTGCCGGGCAGCACATGCCCCTGAGCCAACCGCTGCTCTCTGCCCCCGTGGGCGCGTTGCAGTACATCCCTCGCCAGAGTGCGCTGGTGGCGGCGGGGGTGGATCTCTTCAGCAGTTGGCAGCAGCTCAATGCCGGGCTGGCGGGCTACCGATTGCCGCAGCAATGGTTAGGCTCCCTGGTGAGCGATCGCCAAACCCAATGGGGGATTGACCTACCGCAGGATATTCTGTCCCATTTAGTCGGGGAATATGCGATCGCCCTATTGCCCACTACGCCTGCCTTTAGCGATTGGGTCTTGGTGACCCAGTCCTCCCCCGACTTAGCCGAGGTGCTGCAGAATCTAGATGCTGTCGCCACCGAGCAGGGCGTCAGCCTCGGGCGCTTTCCCCTGGGTGAACAGGCCATCACCGCTTGGGCGACCCTGCAGCCGGTTAGTGAACCCCAACTGCAGCTTGCCGCTCAGGTGCAGGGCGTTTATACCAGCCTGGGCAACTATACCGTGGTGGCCAGCTCCCTAAGGGCTATGCAGGCGGCCTTAGCGGCTCCCACCCAATCGTTTCTGGGGGATGCTACGTTTCAGCGAGCGATCGCTTCCTTCCATACCCCCAACGACGGCTACCTGTACCTCAATTGGAGTCTGCTGCGAGGGGCGATCGCCCAAAAAATTCCCCTCCTCTCCTTCATCACCAGCCCTAAAACGCCATTAGTGACCGACGTAGACGAGATCACCTTCACCAGCTACGGCAACGACTCCACCGCCCAGCGCGGCGAGATTTTTCTCCATGTGGGTCGCTAG
- a CDS encoding ferredoxin-thioredoxin reductase variable chain → MKVGDRVRVCQSVVVYHHPKHRNQPFDLEGQEGEVVGLASQWKDKPISANFPWLVKFDGRFKAHLRDTELEVVE, encoded by the coding sequence ATGAAAGTTGGCGATCGCGTCCGAGTTTGTCAATCCGTTGTGGTTTATCATCACCCCAAACATCGCAACCAGCCTTTTGATCTAGAGGGGCAAGAAGGCGAAGTTGTGGGGTTGGCTAGCCAATGGAAAGACAAGCCCATCAGCGCAAACTTTCCTTGGCTGGTGAAGTTCGACGGTAGATTTAAGGCCCATCTGCGAGATACAGAATTAGAGGTGGTGGAGTAG
- a CDS encoding protein phosphatase 2C domain-containing protein — MSPSTLSIECADPSCAQPGNSMDQLLCRQCRKPLVHRYLWAVGTRAEAVPVGTRVSDRYAVVAPHIWLDTQPGRLPDLPDQPPPSAIPYLKLRSHHLHIPDVYGVCHLEGDPEPVLLLEQGPLHRQGILHPAIATAWDAATPVRRVYWLWQLFQLWLPLAQQGVAQALLNPEQIRVDGWRIQLRDLEVSQALDAPASLGQLASLWLQWIGNEPGAIAQGLRSICYEMQSVGQLSPTLVAVGGESGVDADASTTGGSMEDLRTAPPVAAIAQKLNQLLLEQASQLPIKLRVAGGTTTGPQRAHNEDACYPNGPESNLAEDVILKPHVAIVCDGIGGHAGGEVASRLALRSLKLQLSALLTEVVDQGEVLSPDIVSQQLEAILRIANNMIAAQNDSQGRTARQRMATTVMLALQLPQRIRTETGDRNTHELYLAHIGDSRAYWLTEESCHRLTLDHDMANREVVLGNSLPRAARLQPNAGALTQALGTKDADYIHPTVQRFILEEDGVLLLCSDGLSDHGWVETLWEDSTQRVLKDKMSLDAAMRSWLELANQRNGHDNASVVLLDCRASLSSPQLFEPGDVPLQPSDTDLSDTARALLYPEDEDEPDLPWDSGLEEEAGDRSPEHHSNIWGVILGLALLCFLVGGVGILVWRYVNTYGVRDGLEQLLIPEQPDEANPEEIDESEPQP; from the coding sequence ATGAGCCCTTCTACCCTATCTATCGAGTGCGCCGATCCATCCTGTGCCCAGCCGGGCAATTCCATGGATCAGCTTCTCTGCCGTCAGTGCCGTAAGCCGCTTGTGCATCGCTACCTTTGGGCGGTGGGAACCAGGGCAGAGGCGGTGCCGGTGGGTACGCGGGTGAGCGATCGCTATGCGGTGGTCGCCCCCCACATTTGGCTGGATACTCAACCAGGACGGCTGCCTGATTTGCCTGATCAGCCGCCTCCATCTGCGATCCCCTATCTAAAGCTACGCTCCCACCATCTCCACATTCCTGATGTCTACGGCGTTTGTCACCTAGAAGGCGATCCGGAGCCGGTGTTGCTGCTAGAACAGGGCCCCCTACACCGCCAAGGAATTTTGCATCCAGCGATCGCCACCGCTTGGGATGCCGCCACCCCGGTGCGGCGGGTCTATTGGCTCTGGCAACTGTTCCAGCTTTGGCTGCCGCTGGCCCAGCAGGGGGTGGCCCAGGCGTTGCTGAATCCTGAACAGATTCGGGTGGATGGCTGGCGGATACAGCTACGTGACCTTGAGGTGAGCCAAGCCTTGGATGCGCCGGCGAGTTTAGGACAGTTGGCGAGCCTGTGGCTGCAGTGGATTGGCAATGAACCGGGAGCGATCGCCCAAGGGCTACGCTCGATCTGCTACGAAATGCAGTCCGTGGGGCAACTGTCTCCCACCTTGGTGGCCGTCGGCGGCGAGTCTGGTGTGGATGCCGACGCATCGACAACGGGAGGATCCATGGAGGATCTACGCACGGCACCGCCCGTGGCGGCCATTGCCCAGAAGCTGAACCAGCTCTTGCTCGAACAGGCGAGTCAACTGCCGATTAAGCTGCGGGTGGCGGGCGGCACAACGACGGGGCCCCAGCGAGCGCACAATGAAGATGCTTGTTACCCCAATGGCCCAGAGAGCAATCTTGCCGAAGATGTGATCCTCAAGCCCCATGTGGCGATCGTCTGTGATGGTATCGGCGGCCATGCTGGCGGGGAAGTGGCGAGTCGGCTGGCGTTGCGATCGCTCAAGCTCCAGCTTTCCGCCCTGTTGACCGAGGTGGTAGACCAGGGCGAGGTGCTGTCACCAGACATTGTCAGCCAGCAGCTTGAGGCGATTTTGCGCATTGCCAACAATATGATCGCGGCCCAAAACGATAGCCAGGGGCGCACGGCCCGTCAGCGCATGGCCACCACCGTCATGCTGGCGCTGCAGTTGCCCCAACGCATTCGCACCGAAACCGGCGATCGCAATACCCACGAACTCTACCTGGCCCATATTGGTGATAGCCGCGCCTACTGGCTGACGGAAGAATCCTGCCATCGGCTCACCCTCGACCACGATATGGCCAACCGTGAGGTGGTGCTGGGGAATAGCCTACCCCGCGCTGCCCGCCTGCAGCCCAATGCGGGCGCACTCACCCAGGCCCTAGGCACCAAAGATGCGGACTATATCCATCCCACCGTCCAGCGCTTCATTCTCGAAGAAGATGGGGTATTGCTGCTCTGTTCCGATGGGCTGAGTGACCATGGCTGGGTGGAGACCCTGTGGGAAGACTCTACCCAGAGGGTGCTCAAGGATAAGATGTCTTTGGATGCGGCTATGCGCTCCTGGCTAGAACTGGCAAATCAGCGCAATGGTCACGACAATGCCTCGGTGGTCTTGCTCGACTGTCGGGCATCGCTATCGAGTCCCCAATTGTTTGAGCCGGGGGATGTGCCGCTGCAACCATCAGACACCGACCTGTCTGACACGGCCCGGGCCTTGCTCTATCCCGAGGATGAAGATGAACCAGATCTGCCCTGGGATAGCGGTTTAGAAGAAGAGGCGGGCGATCGCTCCCCTGAGCACCACAGCAACATCTGGGGGGTGATTCTCGGTCTAGCGCTGCTCTGCTTTTTGGTGGGTGGCGTGGGCATTTTGGTTTGGCGGTATGTGAACACCTACGGCGTACGCGATGGGCTGGAGCAATTGCTGATTCCTGAACAGCCTGACGAGGCCAATCCTGAGGAGATCGATGAAAGCGAGCCCCAACCCTAG